One Acidobacteriota bacterium genomic region harbors:
- a CDS encoding glutamine synthetase III, giving the protein MSTTGNQGRLWAINEVSKRTPRVIANGAKASDLFGSNTFNAKVMVEKLPKAVYKSLLQTVKGGHKLDQSIAPAVAHAVKEWAIEKGATHYTHWFQPNTGITAEKHDTFLTIDGEGQAIERFDASQLIQSEPDASSFPSGGLRATFEARGYTAWDPSTPIFIMDSTNGKTLCIPSVFISYHGQILDKKTPLLRSDEYLNMNAQKVLKLFNSKATRVFSTLGPEQEYFLIDEAFYALRPDLVATGRTLIGAKPPKGQELEDQYFGSIKARILAFMQEFEHELFKLGIPVKTRHNEVAPSQYESAPLFESVSVATDHNQLTMEMLRQVAKRHNLAFLIHEKPFAGINGSGKHNNWSMATDNGENLLEPGDTPEKNLQFLCFLLATMKGVYKHQGALRAAIASSGNDHRLGANEAPPAIISVFLGDALTKILDAIEAGKLKGATSEKQVIALGISKLPEIAKDNTDRNRTSPFAFTGNKFEFRAVASSSSTATPMATLNSAVGEALAEMAARLEASLKKTKDFDKAVIDVIKEFVAETKAIRFEGNNYADEWRDEAAKRGLLNLAKTPEALLQLKTKEVKALFKNSGVYKPDELESRYHLEIERYIKDLEIEVAALRELALTAVLPAAYTYQAQVAGSVAALAAVGVAEAALASQKADVAALAQLIADLNGAVAALDHTVEKAEHDNVEKKAVAFASAVSEAMLAVREVCDKLEGVVDDGLWPLPKYREMLFLV; this is encoded by the coding sequence ATGAGCACAACAGGAAATCAGGGTCGCCTCTGGGCGATTAACGAAGTCAGCAAACGCACCCCGCGGGTGATCGCCAACGGTGCCAAAGCGTCCGATCTGTTTGGCAGCAACACCTTCAATGCCAAAGTCATGGTCGAGAAGCTGCCCAAGGCCGTTTACAAATCGCTGCTGCAAACCGTCAAAGGCGGGCACAAGCTGGATCAATCCATCGCGCCGGCAGTCGCGCATGCGGTCAAGGAGTGGGCGATTGAAAAAGGCGCGACGCATTACACACACTGGTTCCAGCCCAACACCGGCATCACCGCCGAGAAGCACGATACCTTCTTGACCATTGATGGCGAGGGCCAAGCCATCGAACGTTTTGACGCTTCGCAGTTGATTCAGAGCGAGCCGGACGCCTCCAGCTTTCCGTCGGGCGGCTTGCGCGCGACGTTTGAAGCGCGCGGTTACACGGCTTGGGACCCCTCGACGCCGATCTTCATTATGGACAGCACGAACGGCAAGACACTTTGCATTCCGTCCGTCTTCATCTCCTATCACGGCCAAATCCTGGATAAGAAAACGCCGCTCTTGCGTTCGGACGAATACCTGAACATGAACGCGCAAAAAGTGCTGAAGCTCTTCAACAGCAAAGCCACGCGCGTCTTTTCGACGCTGGGGCCTGAGCAGGAATACTTCTTGATTGACGAGGCCTTTTACGCGCTGCGTCCCGACCTGGTCGCCACCGGCCGCACGTTGATCGGCGCGAAGCCGCCCAAAGGGCAGGAACTGGAAGATCAATACTTCGGTTCGATCAAGGCGCGCATTCTGGCGTTTATGCAGGAATTCGAGCACGAACTCTTTAAGCTGGGCATTCCGGTCAAGACGCGCCACAACGAAGTCGCGCCGTCCCAATACGAGAGCGCGCCGCTGTTTGAGTCGGTCAGCGTCGCCACCGATCACAACCAGTTGACGATGGAAATGCTGCGCCAGGTCGCCAAACGCCACAATCTGGCCTTCCTCATTCACGAGAAACCCTTTGCCGGGATCAACGGCAGCGGCAAGCACAACAACTGGTCAATGGCGACCGACAACGGTGAGAACCTGTTGGAACCGGGCGATACGCCGGAAAAGAACCTGCAATTTCTCTGCTTCCTGCTGGCCACCATGAAGGGCGTTTACAAACATCAAGGCGCCTTGCGCGCGGCCATCGCCAGTTCGGGCAATGATCACCGGCTGGGCGCGAATGAAGCGCCGCCCGCGATCATTTCGGTCTTCCTGGGCGACGCGCTGACCAAGATTCTGGACGCTATCGAAGCCGGCAAGCTAAAAGGCGCGACTTCGGAAAAACAGGTCATCGCGCTAGGCATATCCAAGCTGCCCGAAATCGCCAAGGACAACACCGACCGCAACCGTACTTCGCCGTTCGCTTTCACGGGCAACAAATTCGAGTTCCGCGCGGTGGCGTCTTCCTCCTCGACGGCCACGCCGATGGCGACGCTGAATTCGGCGGTGGGCGAGGCGTTGGCCGAGATGGCCGCGCGGCTGGAAGCTTCGTTGAAGAAGACGAAGGATTTCGACAAGGCTGTGATTGATGTCATCAAGGAATTCGTGGCCGAGACCAAGGCGATTCGTTTCGAGGGCAACAACTACGCCGACGAATGGCGCGACGAAGCAGCCAAGCGCGGGTTGCTCAATCTGGCCAAGACGCCCGAAGCCTTGCTGCAACTCAAGACCAAAGAGGTCAAAGCGCTCTTCAAAAATTCGGGCGTTTACAAACCCGACGAACTCGAATCGCGCTATCACCTCGAAATCGAGCGTTACATCAAAGACCTCGAAATCGAAGTCGCCGCCTTGCGCGAACTGGCGCTGACGGCGGTCTTGCCAGCGGCCTATACCTACCAAGCGCAGGTCGCCGGTTCTGTCGCCGCCCTCGCCGCCGTCGGTGTGGCGGAAGCAGCGCTGGCCAGCCAAAAGGCTGATGTCGCGGCCCTGGCGCAATTGATCGCCGATCTTAACGGCGCCGTGGCCGCGCTCGATCACACGGTCGAAAAAGCCGAGCACGACAACGTCGAGAAAAAAGCCGTGGCCTTTGCAAGCGCCGTTTCCGAGGCGATGCTGGCCGTGCGCGAGGTTTGCGACAAACTGGAAGGCGTCGTGGATGACGGTCTATGGCCCTTGCCCAAATACCGCGAGATGCTTTTCCTGGTGTAG